Sequence from the Bremerella volcania genome:
CGTTGCTCGAATCGGAACAACTCAAGCGTGATGACGTTGCTATTCAGGCCGGACTGCGTTTTCTGTTGGGCTCGCAGCTGGAAGATGGTTCGTGGCACGTGAAGAAGCGGGCCCCCTTCGTGCAGCCTCACTTCGAGACGTCCTTCCCGCACGGGAAAGATCAATTCATCTCGGCCGTGGCGACTGCCTGGTCGGTCTATGCGATGGCTCAATTGCTGCCGAGTGTCGCGGACCACGATGACGAAGCAGCGTTAGCCGCTATGAAGCCAGAGAATGCTAAGAAGTCGGAAATTGAGTTCACGCCAGAGCAGATTGCGTTCTTCACCGAGAAAGTTGAACCAATCCTGCAGCGGCGATGTTATCGCTGTCATACGACCGAGAAAGAGCCGAAAGGTGATCTGGCGTTGAACTCGCGCGAGGAAATCTTGATTGGCGGTTACGGCGGTCCCGGCGCGGTGCCTGGCAGGCCCGACGAAAGCATGATCTTCAAGGCGCTTAATGCTCCCCCTGATTCTCTCGTTCCGCAAATGCCGCCCCGCGGCGGCAAGCTTCCGCAGGAGGAAATGGAACTGATCAAGAAGTGGATCGAAATGGACCTGCCGCACCGCAAGTAAATGATCGGCGGGCAGGTCGATGACTTTTCGAAGGATGAGAAAGAAACGCTGACTGCTATTGGTTCTTCATCAACTGAACCATGGCCGCTCCCATCGCCTGGCCTACGTTCATGTAGGTCTCGGCGTTGCCTCCATAGTGGCCGTTGGAAGCCCCTCCTTTCGATAGTGGATGGGTGTAAACAGTCGCAGTTTCCCCTTTGAACTCGGAGTGTTTGCTGGGATCACTGATGGCCAGCTGGGCTTCGATGATGTCCTTCTCGGTGCCTGAAGCATCGTCCTTGTTGGTTTGTCCCAGGGTAGCGCACACAAACTTGGCATGCGGCGCGTCGAACTCTTTGCGAAGCTGCTTGATCAGGTTGACCAGGTTCTGTTCGTACTTCTGCGAATGGCCGGCGTTGTAGCGATCCTTGTCCCCCTGCCACCAAAAGAAGCCGGCGATCTCGTAACCCTTGGCACCGGGATAGTACTTGTCGAGTTCGCTCAAGACTTGTTTGGCACGCGCGACGTCGCCGTCGTATTGGAGGCCAGCCTTCCAGCCGATCGGCTCAGGCTCGGTCCCTTTCTCCCAACGAAGTGGAGACTGCCCGTAACCGGCATAGACATACGTCTTGCCGTCTTTGGGGTCGGTAAACTCGTACGAGGGTGAGCCAGGCGGAAGAAGGTCCCAGCCGAGGGAGCGATTTCCGATCGCGCTCTTGAGGATCAGCACAGGCTCGTCGTGGAATTGACCCATATGCTGACCGATGCCGATTTCAACGCCGATCTTTCCTCCGGCGACCTTCAGCCAATCGTTCTTTCTCACTTGCCATTTGTCAGGGCCGCCGCTCCCCATCACCGCCACGTTGCGAACGTCTTTACGCTGTGTCCAATTGCCGGCGTCATCGACCAGGTAGGGATAGAGTCCCTTACTCTTCACCGCGTGCTCGAGCGTACCTTCCTGGTCCCCGGCGACCTTGCCCATTTCGAGCATATTCGATTGCCCCATCAGGATGTAGACCTTCACGGGCTTACTCATATCGGCAGGCTGATCGTCAGGTCGGACGAGATTTGAAGGCTCGGCAGCTTGGATCAGCGAAGTCGAAGCGAACAGAAGAAGCGAGAGAAGCGTGAAGAAAAGATGTCGTGTCATGATAGGTTTCCTTAGGGTGAGAAGCGCTCAGCGGAACCCGTATTATGAACAACCGCGCAGCAGAAATGTAGAAAAAAACGCTAGGCGCGATCCAATATGGCGGTTGCTCGCAGCTGTTCCACATCGCGCATCGGTGGCTTGCCGAAGTGCCGTTTGTATTCCCGGCTGAAGTGCGAGGCGTCTTCGTAGCCGACCTGGAAGCCGGCTTGCGCGGCATCGAGGCCGTCGTCGAGCATCAGTCGTCGTGCTTCCTGCAGGCGAAGTTGCTTCTGGAACTGGATGGGGGTCATCGCAGTGACCGTTTTGAAATGCACATGAAAACCGGAGACGCTCATGCTCAACTCTTTGGCGAGGTCTTCAATGCGGATCGGCTGGTCGAAGTTGGCCAGGATCGATTCGATGGCTCGCACCATGCGATGGGCATTTCCACCGAAACGGGTCAAGTAACGAGCACTTTACGCTGCGT
This genomic interval carries:
- a CDS encoding sialate O-acetylesterase, coding for MTRHLFFTLLSLLLFASTSLIQAAEPSNLVRPDDQPADMSKPVKVYILMGQSNMLEMGKVAGDQEGTLEHAVKSKGLYPYLVDDAGNWTQRKDVRNVAVMGSGGPDKWQVRKNDWLKVAGGKIGVEIGIGQHMGQFHDEPVLILKSAIGNRSLGWDLLPPGSPSYEFTDPKDGKTYVYAGYGQSPLRWEKGTEPEPIGWKAGLQYDGDVARAKQVLSELDKYYPGAKGYEIAGFFWWQGDKDRYNAGHSQKYEQNLVNLIKQLRKEFDAPHAKFVCATLGQTNKDDASGTEKDIIEAQLAISDPSKHSEFKGETATVYTHPLSKGGASNGHYGGNAETYMNVGQAMGAAMVQLMKNQ
- a CDS encoding helix-turn-helix domain-containing protein encodes the protein MTRFGGNAHRMVRAIESILANFDQPIRIEDLAKELSMSVSGFHVHFKTVTAMTPIQFQKQLRLQEARRLMLDDGLDAAQAGFQVGYEDASHFSREYKRHFGKPPMRDVEQLRATAILDRA